From one Halosimplex rubrum genomic stretch:
- a CDS encoding hydantoinase B/oxoprolinase family protein, whose amino-acid sequence MMALDPVELEILRNQLESVAEEMGQVLIRGAYSPNITERRDCSTAVFDADGRLVAQAEHIPVHLGAMPEAVDAVLDRDPEPGDVFALNDPFEGGTHLPDVTLVSPIAPETDSTPPDGSDADTDATDDEILGYAVSRAHHADVGGMAPGSMPAGARDIHQEGLRIPPVRLVADGEIDDEVESLVLANVRDPDERRADLRAQIAANERAEERIADLLAAHGDRLLAAFDAVIDYSRERVESELRALPDGTYRASDVLEGDGVTDEEIPVEVTVTVDGAAVDVDFAGTADQVAGNVNAPLTVAKSAVYFVIRCITDPEIPPNQGCYDPITVDAPEGSLLNPEPPAAVVGGNVETSQRVTDVVFAALAEAAPDRVPAGGQGTMNNLVVGDAEFAYYETVGGGAGANLGSDGLSGVQVGMTNTLNTPVEALEAAYPLRVERYALRGGSGGDGRHRGGDGLVRSVRVETDATVSLLTERRRHAPRGIAGGADGRPGVNRIDGERVPSKVTREVSAGTTVTVETPGGGGHGGSATERVDESGPADDSDERSADAE is encoded by the coding sequence ATGATGGCCCTCGACCCGGTCGAACTCGAGATACTGCGAAACCAGCTCGAAAGCGTCGCCGAGGAGATGGGACAGGTCCTGATCCGGGGGGCGTACTCGCCGAACATCACCGAGCGGCGGGACTGCTCGACGGCCGTCTTCGATGCCGACGGGCGGCTGGTCGCCCAGGCCGAACACATCCCGGTCCACCTCGGGGCGATGCCCGAAGCGGTCGACGCGGTGCTCGACCGCGACCCCGAACCGGGCGACGTGTTCGCGCTGAACGACCCCTTCGAGGGCGGCACGCACCTCCCGGACGTGACGCTCGTCTCGCCGATCGCGCCCGAAACGGATTCGACTCCGCCCGACGGGAGCGACGCCGACACTGACGCCACGGACGACGAAATCCTCGGCTACGCGGTCTCGCGGGCCCACCACGCCGACGTGGGCGGGATGGCGCCGGGGAGCATGCCGGCGGGCGCCCGGGACATCCACCAGGAAGGGCTACGGATTCCGCCCGTCAGGCTCGTCGCGGACGGGGAGATCGACGACGAGGTCGAGTCGCTCGTCCTCGCGAACGTCCGCGACCCCGACGAGCGCCGCGCGGACCTGCGGGCGCAGATCGCCGCCAACGAGCGCGCCGAGGAGCGGATCGCCGACCTCCTCGCCGCCCACGGCGACCGCCTGCTCGCGGCGTTCGACGCCGTGATCGACTACTCCCGCGAGCGCGTCGAGAGCGAACTCCGCGCGCTCCCCGACGGCACCTACCGCGCCAGCGACGTGCTGGAGGGCGACGGCGTCACCGACGAGGAGATCCCCGTGGAGGTGACAGTCACCGTCGACGGCGCCGCGGTCGACGTGGACTTCGCCGGCACCGCCGACCAGGTCGCCGGCAACGTCAACGCCCCCCTGACCGTCGCCAAGAGTGCCGTATACTTCGTGATCAGGTGTATTACTGACCCCGAGATACCGCCGAACCAGGGGTGTTACGACCCGATCACGGTGGACGCGCCCGAGGGGTCGCTGTTGAACCCCGAACCGCCGGCGGCGGTCGTCGGCGGGAACGTGGAGACGAGCCAGCGGGTGACGGACGTGGTCTTCGCGGCGCTGGCCGAGGCGGCGCCCGACCGGGTCCCCGCGGGCGGGCAGGGGACGATGAACAACCTCGTCGTCGGCGACGCCGAGTTCGCCTACTACGAGACCGTCGGCGGCGGCGCGGGCGCGAACTTGGGGAGCGACGGCCTCTCGGGCGTCCAGGTCGGGATGACGAACACGCTGAACACGCCGGTCGAGGCGCTGGAAGCGGCCTACCCGCTGCGGGTCGAGCGCTACGCGCTCCGCGGGGGCAGCGGCGGCGACGGCCGACATCGCGGCGGTGACGGGCTCGTTCGGAGCGTCCGGGTCGAGACCGACGCGACCGTCTCGCTGCTGACCGAGCGGCGTCGACACGCTCCGCGGGGGATCGCGGGCGGTGCGGACGGCCGGCCGGGGGTCAACCGCATCGACGGCGAGCGCGTCCCCTCGAAAGTCACCCGAGAGGTGTCGGCGGGGACGACCGTCACCGTCGAGACGCCCGGCGGCGGCGGTCACGGCGGATCGGCGACCGAGCGGGTCGACGAGTCCGGACCGGCCGACGACAGCGACGAGCGGTCGGCCGACGCGGAGTGA
- a CDS encoding DUF4129 domain-containing protein: MADRAAAAVVVVLCVVALALTASTLSATSSNQRGAGDGDRVGASDDPLGQQTPVNESAPDAPGLPGDLVAILIAAAVVLAIPGALLMGYDRVLGIAAAVVLFVGLLGLYVLLSGTIDVPSPGGALPNASGDPLGGGGDLGSADESAADNARDLPSLVTFGVVGFALLAALGLIYYASASVDASVDPTPPPEPDSPDRESVGTAAARAADRIDDHEGDAENAVYEAWVEMTTALEVPDPATSTPGEFADAGTAAGMDEARVAELTDLFERVRYGSEPVTTDHERRAVETLRAIQAAHEGVDADSVAAAAAAESNGGSPVGDGPGDETGATDTGGDEPDESGDRT, encoded by the coding sequence ATGGCAGACCGAGCGGCTGCGGCCGTGGTGGTGGTGTTGTGTGTCGTCGCGCTGGCGCTGACGGCGTCGACGCTCTCGGCCACGTCGAGCAACCAGCGGGGCGCGGGCGACGGCGACCGGGTCGGGGCCAGCGACGACCCGCTGGGCCAGCAGACGCCGGTCAACGAGAGCGCGCCCGACGCGCCCGGACTGCCGGGCGACCTGGTGGCGATCCTGATCGCGGCGGCGGTCGTACTGGCGATCCCGGGGGCGCTGTTGATGGGGTACGACCGGGTGCTCGGCATCGCCGCCGCAGTCGTGTTGTTCGTCGGACTGCTGGGGCTGTACGTTCTCCTCTCCGGGACGATCGACGTCCCGTCGCCCGGCGGTGCCCTCCCGAACGCGTCCGGCGATCCGCTCGGTGGCGGCGGCGACCTGGGCAGCGCCGACGAGAGCGCGGCGGACAACGCCCGGGACCTCCCCTCGCTGGTGACGTTCGGCGTCGTCGGGTTCGCGCTGTTGGCCGCGCTGGGGCTGATCTACTACGCCAGCGCCAGCGTCGACGCGTCGGTCGACCCGACGCCGCCGCCCGAGCCCGACTCGCCCGACCGGGAGTCGGTCGGGACCGCGGCGGCCCGCGCGGCCGACCGCATCGACGACCACGAGGGCGACGCCGAGAACGCCGTCTACGAGGCCTGGGTCGAGATGACGACCGCGCTCGAGGTGCCCGACCCCGCGACGAGCACGCCCGGCGAGTTCGCCGACGCCGGGACCGCGGCCGGGATGGACGAGGCCCGCGTCGCCGAGCTGACCGACCTCTTCGAGCGGGTCCGCTACGGGTCCGAGCCCGTCACCACCGACCACGAACGGCGGGCCGTCGAGACCCTGCGTGCGATCCAGGCGGCCCACGAGGGGGTCGACGCCGACTCCGTGGCCGCGGCCGCCGCCGCCGAGTCAAACGGTGGGTCGCCGGTTGGCGACGGCCCGGGAGACGAGACGGGGGCGACCGATACCGGTGGCGACGAACCCGACGAGTCGGGTGATCGGACGTGA